In Chitinibacter sp. SCUT-21, a single genomic region encodes these proteins:
- a CDS encoding iron ABC transporter permease: MAASLYPPRQISLAALLLLTLLALIGLSLLSGSGQLGMQASLNYLMGQDSVNPAVQDQLAMVIHDLRLPRTLAGVMVGASLGVAGALLQSATRNPLADTGLLGVNAGAALGIVIGFTLGAVQSSLDYLLWAFIGALIANMLVLLIAQSGPNAASPLRLVLAGLALGATFSGATSYILLSHANAYEQYRFWILGTLAGASPAMIWPLVPAFLLGLAAAFVIVRPLSALLLGDDSARALGYQPTLIRMLVGVITTLLSGLAVALAGPLAFLGLIAPYLARSLSGARLFNQVLCSALLGAIVLVVADIVARWLSQPYDNPVSIILALIGAPLLIVLVRSNRLVA, translated from the coding sequence ATGGCCGCTAGCTTGTATCCGCCACGCCAAATCAGTCTGGCAGCGTTGTTATTGCTGACCCTGCTGGCATTGATAGGCTTGTCTTTGCTATCGGGCTCTGGCCAGTTGGGTATGCAGGCCAGTTTGAATTACCTGATGGGGCAGGATAGTGTTAATCCGGCAGTGCAAGATCAGCTGGCGATGGTGATTCATGATTTGCGCCTGCCTCGCACTTTGGCTGGCGTCATGGTCGGTGCCAGCCTAGGCGTTGCGGGGGCTTTGTTGCAATCGGCGACTCGTAATCCGCTGGCCGATACTGGTTTGCTCGGTGTTAATGCCGGTGCTGCGCTCGGCATCGTGATCGGCTTTACGCTGGGGGCGGTACAAAGCAGCCTCGATTATTTGCTGTGGGCATTTATTGGCGCACTGATCGCCAATATGCTGGTGCTACTGATTGCCCAATCAGGCCCAAATGCTGCGTCACCGCTGCGTTTGGTGCTGGCGGGCTTGGCTCTGGGGGCGACTTTTTCCGGTGCAACGTCGTATATTTTGCTCAGCCATGCCAACGCCTACGAGCAATATCGTTTCTGGATTCTCGGTACGCTAGCCGGTGCTAGCCCAGCGATGATCTGGCCGCTGGTGCCCGCATTTTTGTTGGGCTTGGCGGCGGCTTTCGTGATCGTTAGGCCGCTGTCGGCCTTGCTGTTGGGCGACGATAGTGCGCGCGCGCTGGGTTACCAGCCGACCTTAATCCGTATGCTGGTCGGCGTGATTACGACCTTGCTCAGCGGTTTGGCCGTTGCCTTGGCTGGCCCCTTGGCTTTTCTAGGCTTAATTGCGCCGTATTTGGCGCGCTCGCTGAGCGGTGCGCGATTATTTAACCAAGTGCTTTGTTCCGCTTTGCTTGGCGCGATTGTGTTGGTCGTGGCCGACATTGTAGCCCGCTGGTTGAGCCAGCCCTACGATAATCCGGTCAGTATTATTCTGGCCTTGATCGGTGCGCCGTTGTTGATTGTTTTAGTGCGATCCAATCGCTTGGTGGCTTAA
- a CDS encoding ABC transporter ATP-binding protein, producing MRLVVENLSVRYESKSDSHTAVKGVSLQIDAGQLVVIVGPNGCGKSTLLRAIARLQKPSSGHVYVDGKDVWQLSARQAAHAIALLPQSPLAPEGISVADLVRYGRHPHQSLFQQWSRNDQQIIEQAMAACDVAGLAHRRLDRLSGGQRQRCWLAMILAQQAPLMLLDEPISMLDLGHQIEVLSLAKSLAQSGASVVIVLHDLIAAARYADVLVAMQGGYIVAQGAPRDIVTPALVKTLYGVDADILLAPSDASPVVVPSVSTFTQSSALQAC from the coding sequence ATGCGATTAGTTGTTGAAAATTTAAGCGTTCGCTACGAGAGCAAAAGCGATAGCCATACGGCGGTCAAGGGCGTTAGTTTGCAAATTGACGCTGGGCAACTGGTGGTGATTGTGGGACCCAATGGCTGCGGAAAATCGACATTGCTACGCGCGATTGCGCGTTTGCAAAAGCCCAGCAGCGGCCATGTGTATGTCGATGGCAAAGACGTTTGGCAGTTGAGCGCGCGTCAGGCCGCGCATGCGATCGCTTTACTGCCGCAATCGCCCTTGGCGCCTGAAGGCATTAGCGTGGCGGATCTGGTGCGCTATGGCCGTCATCCGCATCAAAGCCTGTTTCAGCAATGGTCTCGAAACGATCAGCAGATTATCGAGCAAGCGATGGCTGCGTGTGACGTCGCTGGCTTGGCGCATCGCCGCTTGGATCGGCTCTCGGGTGGGCAGCGTCAGCGCTGTTGGTTGGCGATGATATTGGCGCAGCAAGCTCCGCTGATGTTGCTCGATGAGCCGATTAGCATGCTAGATTTAGGCCATCAGATCGAAGTGTTGTCGCTGGCCAAAAGTCTGGCGCAGTCGGGCGCGAGCGTGGTTATTGTGTTGCACGATTTGATTGCTGCCGCGCGTTATGCCGATGTGTTGGTCGCAATGCAAGGCGGCTATATCGTCGCGCAAGGTGCGCCACGCGACATCGTGACGCCCGCGCTGGTTAAAACATTGTACGGCGTTGATGCCGATATTTTGCTCGCGCCAAGCGATGCTAGCCCAGTCGTCGTGCCTTCGGTTTCGACATTCACGCAGAGTTCTGCTTTGCAAGCCTGCTAA
- a CDS encoding iron ABC transporter permease, with translation MQTRPSLPDSSPVTACSESSAPPVLQFKSLAVVYSPETILGSLNILLVLLFAVVIALMLGSTMLSPQAVIHALQGEGDRATQLLVLEIRLPRIVAGLVAGAALGLSGCLIQTMARNPLASPDLLGISQGAALAVIAGLLLGGDGLFGEWSLAVLGAAAAAGLVMLAAGRAGHQGHRVLVVGLGIATLLRAVAELLLSTINLQQSTELYAWGIGSLIGRGYEASVPAAMGLLVLLPCALLLSRRLALLRFESDLAASLGLNVQLTQLLILLLTIILAALGVSIAGPIAFISLTAPILARYFSTPNQVPLVRSGLIGALIVLCADTLGRSAGGSSEVPAGVITCLMGGPFLLWVLLRRERES, from the coding sequence ATGCAGACTCGCCCTTCTTTGCCCGATTCATCTCCGGTTACTGCCTGCTCCGAATCGAGCGCCCCACCGGTGCTTCAATTTAAATCCCTTGCCGTGGTGTATTCGCCAGAAACGATACTGGGCTCGCTTAATATCCTGCTGGTTTTGCTGTTCGCGGTCGTTATCGCGCTGATGTTGGGCAGCACGATGCTAAGCCCGCAAGCAGTCATCCACGCTTTGCAAGGCGAGGGCGATCGCGCTACCCAACTGTTGGTGTTGGAAATTCGCTTGCCGCGCATTGTTGCTGGCTTGGTTGCCGGTGCGGCACTGGGCTTATCGGGTTGCTTGATTCAAACCATGGCGCGTAATCCATTGGCATCGCCGGATTTACTGGGGATTTCGCAAGGTGCCGCACTGGCGGTAATCGCTGGCTTATTACTGGGTGGTGACGGCTTGTTTGGCGAATGGTCACTGGCGGTGCTGGGGGCTGCAGCGGCTGCGGGTTTGGTTATGCTGGCAGCCGGTCGTGCCGGACATCAGGGCCATCGTGTGCTGGTCGTTGGTCTTGGTATTGCAACATTATTACGAGCGGTAGCCGAGTTGCTGCTGTCGACGATTAATTTGCAGCAATCAACTGAATTGTACGCCTGGGGCATCGGTAGTTTGATCGGGCGTGGTTACGAGGCGAGCGTGCCAGCCGCGATGGGTTTGCTGGTATTGCTGCCTTGCGCGCTGCTGCTGTCGCGTCGTCTGGCTTTGCTGCGGTTTGAATCTGATCTGGCCGCAAGTTTGGGGCTCAATGTCCAGCTCACTCAGCTTCTCATTTTGCTGCTGACGATTATTCTGGCTGCACTTGGCGTATCGATTGCTGGGCCGATAGCGTTTATCTCGCTAACTGCACCGATTTTGGCGCGCTATTTCAGTACGCCGAATCAGGTGCCGCTGGTGCGCTCTGGCTTGATTGGTGCCCTGATTGTGCTGTGCGCCGATACGCTGGGGCGCTCGGCTGGCGGTAGCTCTGAAGTGCCGGCCGGTGTGATTACCTGTTTGATGGGCGGGCCATTTTTGCTGTGGGTGTTATTGCGCAGGGAAAGAGAGTCTTAG
- a CDS encoding 2,3-dihydro-2,3-dihydroxybenzoate dehydrogenase — MKNKIAIVSGAAQGIGESLVRALSAQGAIVAALDVRADALAVLANELPNVHAYALDIRDSAAVVAAVERVETELGAIDALVNVAGVLRLGAVCDLSLEDWEFTFAVNTHGVFYLSQAVAQRMKARRAGSIVTVGSNAAEVPRMQMAAYAASKAASSHFTKCLGLELAEYGIRCNIVSPGSTDTAMQRLLWNDESDAQRVIDGALPTYRTGIPLRRLATPEDITAPVMFLLSDAARHITMHNLCVDGGATLGV; from the coding sequence ATGAAAAATAAGATTGCAATCGTTTCGGGGGCCGCGCAGGGCATCGGCGAGTCGCTCGTGCGAGCATTGAGCGCGCAAGGGGCTATCGTTGCGGCGCTTGATGTACGCGCCGATGCTTTGGCTGTGCTGGCAAACGAGTTGCCGAATGTGCATGCCTACGCGCTCGATATTCGCGATAGTGCTGCGGTTGTGGCTGCGGTGGAGCGTGTTGAAACCGAGTTGGGCGCAATTGATGCATTGGTCAATGTGGCTGGCGTGTTGCGACTAGGGGCGGTGTGCGATCTGAGCTTGGAAGATTGGGAGTTCACTTTTGCCGTGAATACGCACGGCGTATTCTATTTGTCGCAAGCGGTCGCGCAGCGCATGAAGGCGCGTCGTGCTGGCAGTATCGTGACGGTGGGCTCGAACGCTGCTGAAGTGCCACGCATGCAAATGGCCGCGTATGCAGCGTCGAAAGCGGCGTCGAGCCACTTCACCAAATGCTTGGGCTTGGAACTGGCCGAATACGGCATACGCTGCAATATCGTCTCGCCCGGTTCCACCGATACCGCAATGCAGCGTTTGTTGTGGAACGATGAAAGTGATGCGCAGCGCGTTATCGACGGTGCTTTACCGACGTATCGCACCGGCATTCCTTTGCGCAGACTGGCAACACCGGAAGATATTACCGCGCCCGTTATGTTTTTGCTGTCCGATGCTGCCCGTCACATCACGATGCATAATCTGTGCGTTGATGGCGGTGCAACGCTAGGAGTTTGA
- a CDS encoding amino acid adenylation domain-containing protein translates to MKSNFARLPATSAQFGIWMGQQMAPQSPCYLTAEAIELTGQLDLAALSTAVTDVLNHAATLHTRFEMNDEGLWLWPQERNAKLEYIDLRGEADADAAAQAWIKQSLSVLCDPTKDPLFRSAVLQTAADKQLWYLQIHHIAIDGFAYGLIGQAVAARYSALVLQQPLPTLPDWSLNKIIAAEQTYTETGKRAKDQAFWMAHMKNAPGSVTIDPAQDFSDDVLRHSTRLSSEELSVLQRAAKQCGQDWGSWMLAAISAWLAKQSGQRQFTFGLPVMNRLGTPAINIPCMAMNIVPMSVYLDPEQSMQELSAQLASNMRTIRPHLYYRYGWIRADLGLLEIGKHLFNQAVNIMPFDRHAPFAGLSSIIHPITAGPVKDLNISVSVLNTEWRVCMEANPNAYSMARLTELQADLMAFVAELSALSPQAPLTDLLRDLPALAQMEGEALLKKPESVIAQLLVMTERYADKAAIEFKQGHGRTAGSLTYAALRTQVQQMAARLLANGMQPGDRVVILLPRSPEAIVAILATLWAGGCYVPLDPLGPATRLERVLLDAQAQQVVTLQCWAGKVGAVKTVLLDAPNTMNLLVPAAFLPTANDPAYLLYTSGSTGVPNGVLLGHGALSQFVASAGQLYAVGETDRVLQFAPLHFDASIEEIFLALCHGATLILRTDAMLDSSATFSDFIAAKQITILDLPTAYWHELAHALTEDQAQQLTTVRLTIIGGEAALPERARRWGALLPSQTLLNSYGPTEASIIATTAALAGPDCVWDGSDSVPIGVPRPGVGALIVDENLYPVPVGQAGELLLTGEALALAYHGQPELTARRFVTLSQLDGSPRAYRTGDRACLLDGQLVFLGRLDHEIKISGLRIDPSEIENALLSNPAIAEAAVVAVRRRNGAYTLAAFVVCTQVQTPAQLRSHLADLLAAPAIPDQWHYPASLPRNVNGKIDRKHLAGLLAEQSVGELPDASPLEQQIMQVWFDVLGEMPADIDANFFDLGGKSLQAIQVSSQLSRALQREVAASILFSHATVAALAKALSAPVAHRPPQEAGGHTAFAPLLPIQQGSLPALFCLHPAEGLAWCYLGLAKHLPGVAIYGLQADSQLREADFASWVERYVARIVEQQPQGPYRLLGWSLGGALAQAIAVRLQQRGAVVELVALMDSYPAAAFTNWREPTLHDALITVLSVNGEIAAADLSVDDIYLRLQRPGSPFAALDTAELHRLGDRAWHGMKLFRQSQTETYSGDLLLFRAALDSEAAPAAASWLPYLTGKLECLNLDCNHFGLSDPAPMRVIGQTLAARLGLK, encoded by the coding sequence ATGAAATCAAACTTTGCCCGTTTGCCAGCAACTTCAGCCCAGTTCGGCATCTGGATGGGGCAACAAATGGCGCCTCAAAGCCCGTGTTACCTGACCGCCGAAGCGATTGAATTGACGGGGCAACTCGATTTGGCCGCGCTAAGTACAGCGGTCACCGATGTGCTCAATCATGCCGCAACATTGCACACGCGGTTCGAAATGAACGATGAAGGTTTGTGGTTGTGGCCGCAAGAACGCAATGCCAAGCTGGAATATATTGATTTGCGCGGCGAGGCTGACGCCGACGCGGCTGCGCAAGCGTGGATCAAGCAATCTTTGTCAGTTCTGTGCGATCCGACTAAAGATCCCTTATTCCGTAGTGCGGTTTTGCAAACAGCGGCGGATAAACAGCTCTGGTATTTGCAAATCCATCATATCGCGATTGATGGTTTCGCTTATGGCTTGATTGGTCAGGCGGTAGCGGCGCGTTATAGCGCGCTAGTGCTGCAACAGCCCTTGCCGACTCTACCCGATTGGTCGCTAAACAAAATCATTGCCGCTGAGCAAACGTATACCGAGACTGGAAAACGCGCGAAAGATCAGGCGTTTTGGATGGCGCATATGAAAAATGCACCAGGTTCGGTAACGATAGATCCAGCGCAAGATTTTTCCGACGATGTGCTGCGCCATAGTACGCGCTTGAGTAGCGAGGAATTAAGTGTCTTGCAGCGTGCCGCCAAGCAATGCGGTCAAGATTGGGGGAGCTGGATGCTGGCGGCGATCAGTGCATGGCTGGCCAAGCAATCTGGGCAACGGCAGTTCACTTTCGGCTTGCCGGTGATGAATCGACTGGGAACGCCTGCGATCAATATTCCCTGCATGGCGATGAATATCGTACCGATGAGCGTGTATCTCGATCCAGAGCAAAGCATGCAAGAACTGAGTGCTCAGTTGGCAAGCAACATGCGTACGATACGGCCGCATTTGTACTATCGCTACGGCTGGATCCGCGCCGATCTTGGGTTGCTGGAAATCGGTAAGCATTTATTCAATCAGGCCGTCAACATCATGCCATTTGATCGCCATGCGCCGTTTGCGGGTTTGAGCAGCATTATTCATCCGATTACGGCCGGGCCCGTCAAAGACTTGAATATCAGCGTGTCGGTGCTCAATACCGAATGGCGCGTGTGCATGGAGGCTAATCCAAATGCCTACAGCATGGCGCGCTTGACCGAACTGCAAGCCGATTTAATGGCTTTTGTCGCCGAGTTGTCTGCATTAAGCCCGCAAGCGCCATTGACCGACTTGTTGCGTGATTTGCCAGCATTGGCGCAAATGGAGGGCGAGGCACTCCTAAAAAAGCCTGAATCGGTTATCGCTCAGCTGCTCGTCATGACCGAGCGCTATGCAGATAAAGCGGCTATCGAGTTCAAGCAAGGCCATGGCCGCACTGCAGGCAGTTTGACGTATGCAGCGCTGCGCACGCAAGTACAGCAAATGGCGGCGCGGTTGCTGGCTAACGGTATGCAGCCGGGCGATCGTGTCGTGATTTTGCTGCCCCGTAGCCCAGAGGCGATAGTCGCGATTCTGGCGACTTTATGGGCCGGTGGCTGCTACGTGCCGCTTGATCCATTGGGGCCTGCGACGCGCTTAGAGCGAGTTTTGCTCGATGCTCAAGCGCAGCAAGTGGTGACTTTGCAGTGCTGGGCAGGCAAGGTTGGGGCCGTAAAGACGGTTTTGCTTGACGCGCCAAATACAATGAATCTGCTCGTGCCGGCTGCATTCTTGCCCACGGCAAACGATCCGGCCTATTTGCTGTATACCTCAGGCTCAACTGGCGTGCCCAACGGCGTTTTGCTGGGGCATGGTGCGTTGTCGCAGTTTGTCGCCAGTGCAGGCCAATTGTATGCGGTTGGCGAAACTGATCGGGTTTTGCAATTTGCACCGCTGCATTTTGACGCCAGTATCGAAGAAATATTTCTCGCGCTATGCCACGGCGCGACCTTGATTTTGCGCACCGATGCGATGCTCGATTCGAGCGCAACATTCAGCGACTTTATTGCTGCCAAGCAAATTACCATCCTTGATTTGCCAACGGCTTACTGGCATGAATTGGCGCATGCGCTAACTGAAGATCAAGCGCAGCAATTGACCACAGTGAGGTTGACAATTATCGGTGGCGAAGCGGCTTTGCCTGAACGGGCTCGGCGCTGGGGTGCGCTGTTGCCTTCGCAAACACTGCTTAATAGTTACGGCCCGACCGAAGCGTCCATCATTGCGACCACTGCGGCTCTGGCTGGCCCCGATTGCGTGTGGGATGGTAGCGATAGTGTGCCGATCGGTGTGCCGCGCCCCGGTGTTGGAGCCTTGATTGTTGATGAGAATTTGTATCCGGTACCAGTGGGGCAGGCTGGTGAATTGTTACTGACCGGAGAGGCGCTGGCTTTGGCGTATCACGGACAGCCCGAATTAACTGCACGCCGTTTTGTGACGTTGTCGCAATTGGACGGCTCGCCACGTGCTTATCGAACTGGTGACAGAGCGTGTCTGCTTGATGGACAGCTGGTTTTTCTGGGTCGTCTTGACCATGAAATTAAAATTTCCGGCCTGCGCATTGATCCGAGCGAAATTGAAAATGCACTGCTTAGCAATCCGGCGATTGCAGAGGCCGCCGTTGTCGCGGTGCGCCGTCGCAATGGCGCGTATACGCTGGCGGCGTTTGTAGTTTGCACTCAGGTGCAAACACCCGCGCAATTGCGCTCGCATTTGGCTGATTTATTGGCCGCGCCTGCAATTCCTGATCAGTGGCATTACCCTGCGAGCTTGCCACGTAATGTGAACGGGAAAATTGATAGAAAACATCTGGCGGGTTTGCTTGCCGAGCAGTCGGTGGGCGAGCTACCCGATGCCAGCCCTTTAGAGCAGCAAATTATGCAGGTGTGGTTTGACGTACTTGGCGAAATGCCTGCCGATATTGATGCCAATTTCTTTGATCTAGGCGGTAAGTCGCTACAGGCGATTCAGGTTTCTAGCCAGCTTAGCCGTGCTTTGCAGCGTGAAGTCGCCGCATCGATTTTGTTCAGTCATGCCACCGTTGCCGCTTTGGCCAAAGCTTTGAGTGCACCGGTCGCGCACCGGCCACCGCAAGAGGCTGGTGGTCATACCGCTTTTGCCCCCCTATTGCCGATCCAGCAGGGCAGTTTGCCTGCACTTTTTTGCTTGCATCCTGCTGAGGGTTTGGCGTGGTGCTATCTGGGCTTGGCCAAGCACCTACCCGGTGTGGCTATTTATGGTTTGCAGGCCGATAGCCAACTGCGAGAGGCTGACTTTGCCAGCTGGGTTGAACGCTATGTTGCGCGTATTGTCGAGCAGCAGCCGCAAGGGCCTTACCGCTTACTCGGTTGGTCGCTTGGCGGGGCATTAGCGCAGGCGATTGCCGTGCGTTTGCAGCAACGCGGAGCAGTGGTGGAGCTCGTCGCGCTGATGGATAGCTATCCGGCGGCCGCGTTCACAAATTGGCGCGAACCGACTTTGCACGATGCGCTGATCACGGTGTTGAGTGTGAATGGTGAAATCGCAGCTGCAGATTTAAGTGTTGATGATATTTACCTGCGTTTGCAGCGTCCGGGTAGCCCGTTTGCCGCGCTCGATACTGCGGAGCTGCATCGTTTGGGGGACAGGGCATGGCACGGGATGAAGTTGTTTCGACAAAGCCAGACCGAGACCTACTCGGGTGACTTGCTGTTATTTCGTGCAGCACTCGATAGCGAGGCAGCTCCAGCGGCGGCCAGCTGGCTGCCATATCTGACAGGGAAGCTCGAATGCCTAAATCTGGATTGCAATCATTTTGGCCTTAGCGATCCTGCCCCAATGCGCGTGATTGGTCAGACGCTGGCGGCGCGACTGGGTTTGAAATGA
- a CDS encoding isochorismatase family protein: MAIPKIPTYPMPKSAPANRVNWQLDAQRAVLLVHDMQDYFIDFYDRNAAPVPELIANIRCLLDAAHEQGIPVVYTAQLPEQSALQRGLLQDMWGPGLTAQPQRNAIVSELTPQTSDIVLDKWRYSAFQKSDLAQRMKVQGRDQLVICGVYAHIGCMMTACEAFMNDIQAFFVADGLADFSLDEHEMALRYVAQRCGSAQTTAQLLASLVTPLPASLDALSALIASELQIAAAEIRADDNLLDWGLDSIRIMGLLESWRRAGRELTFMALAETPTLAAWWALLAEKEAVPA, from the coding sequence ATGGCTATTCCAAAAATTCCAACGTATCCAATGCCAAAGAGTGCGCCGGCTAATCGAGTCAACTGGCAGCTTGATGCGCAGCGTGCGGTATTGTTGGTGCACGATATGCAGGATTATTTTATCGATTTTTATGATCGCAACGCTGCGCCGGTGCCTGAGTTGATCGCCAATATTCGTTGTTTGCTCGATGCCGCGCATGAGCAAGGTATTCCGGTGGTGTACACCGCGCAATTGCCCGAGCAATCGGCTCTGCAACGTGGTTTGTTGCAGGATATGTGGGGGCCGGGGCTGACTGCGCAGCCACAACGCAATGCGATTGTGAGTGAGTTGACGCCGCAAACTAGCGACATTGTTCTCGATAAATGGCGCTATAGCGCGTTCCAGAAGTCGGATTTAGCGCAGCGTATGAAAGTGCAAGGACGCGATCAGCTGGTGATTTGCGGCGTTTATGCGCATATCGGCTGCATGATGACGGCATGCGAGGCGTTTATGAACGACATCCAGGCGTTTTTTGTTGCAGACGGTTTGGCAGACTTTTCGCTCGATGAGCACGAAATGGCTTTGCGTTACGTGGCGCAGCGTTGTGGTAGTGCGCAAACCACCGCGCAGTTGTTGGCAAGCTTGGTCACGCCCTTGCCAGCATCGCTAGATGCTTTAAGCGCACTGATCGCAAGCGAATTGCAAATTGCGGCGGCAGAAATTCGTGCTGACGACAATCTACTCGATTGGGGGCTCGATTCGATTCGCATCATGGGTTTGCTGGAAAGCTGGCGCCGTGCCGGCCGTGAGCTGACTTTTATGGCTTTAGCTGAAACGCCAACGCTGGCAGCTTGGTGGGCGCTGCTGGCCGAAAAAGAGGCCGTGCCGGCCTAA
- a CDS encoding DUF2218 domain-containing protein: MFNSQAQLSAANADKVLYKLCKHFALKIPVDFDTEKAYIKFPYGECHIVRTNDFLAMDCAAADKELLAKVEWVITDHLGLMVKNPELKLDWHRVD; encoded by the coding sequence ATGTTCAATAGTCAGGCACAACTGAGCGCCGCCAACGCCGACAAGGTGCTGTACAAGTTGTGTAAACACTTTGCGCTGAAAATTCCGGTCGATTTTGATACCGAAAAAGCCTACATCAAGTTTCCGTATGGCGAATGCCACATTGTTCGCACCAACGATTTTCTGGCCATGGACTGTGCAGCCGCTGATAAAGAGCTGCTGGCCAAAGTTGAGTGGGTGATTACCGATCATTTGGGCTTGATGGTCAAAAATCCTGAACTCAAACTCGATTGGCACAGAGTAGATTAA
- a CDS encoding alpha/beta hydrolase-fold protein produces the protein MLTNQASRAADFPANWRTAERERTLTFDLNSKITGQKYRILIGLPAHAAPKDGYPVLWALDGLASFPIIETVRPQIGGDQRLWRQGRTPNDGLIVAVAYASGKPFDIDARSQDYTPVTTAKTGDLLSSKHGGADDFLRFLISELRPLIAQQFAINPQQQTLFGFSYGGLFALYTLSTQPQYFQRYWAASPSLWFGEAQTLKRLPEQLTKLETMNLAGYSAKVTITVGLDEQYPSQFSSPFVEAKSGERAMVDNAQAFAQQLASYNDGAKFDVSFDCLPAHDHMDMLLHGARRVVDFAFSAPVSTSEH, from the coding sequence ATGCTAACTAATCAGGCCAGTCGCGCCGCTGACTTTCCGGCGAATTGGCGCACAGCCGAGCGCGAACGCACGCTAACTTTTGATTTGAACTCGAAAATTACGGGGCAAAAATATCGCATTCTGATTGGCCTGCCGGCCCATGCTGCGCCCAAAGACGGCTATCCCGTGCTATGGGCGCTCGATGGTTTGGCCAGTTTTCCGATTATCGAAACGGTTAGACCGCAAATCGGCGGTGATCAGCGCCTGTGGCGCCAAGGGCGTACGCCCAACGACGGCTTGATCGTTGCGGTGGCCTACGCCAGCGGTAAACCATTTGATATCGATGCCCGCTCCCAAGATTACACGCCAGTCACTACGGCCAAAACTGGTGATTTATTGTCCAGCAAACATGGTGGCGCCGATGATTTTCTGCGTTTTCTAATCAGCGAATTGCGCCCCTTGATTGCTCAGCAATTCGCAATTAATCCGCAGCAGCAAACGCTGTTTGGTTTCTCGTACGGCGGTTTGTTTGCGCTGTATACGCTTAGCACTCAGCCGCAATATTTCCAGCGCTATTGGGCCGCGAGTCCGTCGTTGTGGTTTGGTGAAGCGCAAACTTTAAAGCGATTGCCAGAACAGTTGACGAAGTTGGAAACAATGAACTTGGCAGGGTATAGCGCCAAGGTGACCATTACTGTTGGTCTTGATGAGCAATACCCCTCACAATTTTCTTCGCCATTTGTCGAGGCTAAATCGGGCGAACGTGCGATGGTCGATAACGCGCAAGCGTTTGCGCAGCAATTGGCGAGCTACAACGACGGCGCAAAGTTTGACGTGAGTTTTGATTGCCTGCCTGCGCATGATCATATGGACATGTTGCTGCACGGTGCGCGGCGCGTGGTCGATTTTGCCTTTTCGGCACCTGTATCAACGAGTGAGCACTAA
- a CDS encoding iron-siderophore ABC transporter substrate-binding protein gives MNKKIVWRGTVLAVLLAVMAFFVLTSRAPLADGAPSVPSREMVDAAERKVSIPQSPQRILALGEFELDALLALGIEPVGATNGRGQSGMPHYLQSHLHHKNAEVLSVGGFAQPNMDKVLAAKPDLILTDLRDQQIIAKLQRIAPTVVAVKTGSDWKSAFNQIAAVLGKEAQAQQFLAQYQTRVAALRQKIKPDQTVSIVRWNPKGPGYMFKDAFSSLIVQDLGLKRPAGQMGPGTNHSKPLSLEVLSEIDADWMFIGTLSPEGEAAETLKAVQTAPAFKNLKVVKTQQVRIIDGSLWTSTGGPLAALAVLDDLEKNLLPAAN, from the coding sequence ATGAATAAAAAAATAGTATGGCGGGGTACGGTGCTGGCGGTTTTGCTGGCGGTGATGGCGTTTTTTGTTTTGACATCACGCGCGCCGCTTGCCGATGGCGCGCCGAGTGTACCGAGTCGTGAGATGGTCGATGCGGCCGAGCGTAAAGTGAGCATTCCGCAATCGCCACAGCGTATTTTGGCCTTAGGCGAATTTGAATTGGATGCCTTGCTGGCACTGGGTATCGAGCCAGTGGGCGCTACCAATGGCCGTGGTCAATCAGGTATGCCGCATTATCTGCAAAGCCATTTACATCACAAGAATGCCGAGGTCCTTAGCGTTGGCGGATTTGCCCAGCCCAATATGGATAAAGTGCTGGCGGCCAAACCCGATTTGATTCTCACTGATTTGCGCGATCAACAAATCATCGCCAAATTGCAGCGTATCGCACCCACGGTCGTGGCGGTCAAAACGGGTTCGGATTGGAAGTCTGCGTTTAATCAGATCGCAGCCGTGTTGGGTAAAGAGGCGCAAGCGCAGCAGTTTCTCGCCCAGTATCAAACTCGCGTGGCTGCGTTAAGGCAAAAAATTAAGCCAGACCAAACGGTCAGCATTGTGCGCTGGAATCCAAAAGGCCCCGGCTATATGTTTAAAGACGCGTTTTCCAGCTTGATCGTGCAAGATCTGGGTTTAAAGCGCCCTGCGGGTCAGATGGGACCGGGAACGAATCACTCTAAACCGCTCAGTTTAGAAGTGCTCAGCGAAATTGATGCCGATTGGATGTTTATTGGTACCTTGTCGCCCGAAGGCGAAGCGGCTGAAACGCTGAAAGCCGTACAAACGGCGCCAGCATTTAAAAATCTGAAGGTCGTCAAAACCCAGCAAGTGCGAATTATCGACGGTTCGCTGTGGACCAGTACCGGCGGCCCATTGGCGGCATTGGCGGTGCTTGATGATCTTGAAAAAAATCTGCTACCAGCGGCGAATTAA